Proteins encoded in a region of the Candidatus Scalindua japonica genome:
- a CDS encoding SOS response-associated peptidase, translating to MCGRFVFVDIGAIFSKFRITITEDIIKEITPRYNIAPSQYIPVIYQNKEQEYKMEMMKWGLVPFWAKNQKTASRMINARAETITTKPSFKHILKTKRCLVPASGFYEWKKIDNKKVPYYIELKNNNSFSFAGLYDIWKDSVGNELKTFTIITTDANNTIKPIHDRMPAILHKEVEGQWLNVKIQNPESIIQLLKPFPADNMKTYVVSNEVNNPRNDNAQLTREVN from the coding sequence ATGTGTGGTAGATTTGTATTTGTTGACATAGGTGCTATTTTTTCAAAATTCAGGATCACCATAACAGAAGATATCATCAAAGAGATAACGCCTCGTTATAATATTGCACCTTCGCAATATATTCCTGTTATTTATCAGAATAAAGAACAGGAATATAAAATGGAAATGATGAAGTGGGGTTTAGTTCCGTTCTGGGCAAAAAACCAAAAGACAGCAAGCAGAATGATTAACGCGCGAGCAGAGACTATCACAACAAAACCGTCATTCAAACATATTCTGAAAACAAAACGATGTTTAGTACCCGCTTCAGGTTTCTACGAATGGAAAAAGATAGATAATAAAAAAGTACCCTATTATATAGAACTGAAGAACAATAATAGTTTCAGTTTTGCCGGGCTTTATGATATCTGGAAAGATAGTGTTGGAAATGAGCTTAAAACTTTTACTATTATTACAACAGATGCGAATAATACAATAAAACCAATACACGATAGAATGCCGGCAATTTTACATAAAGAAGTTGAAGGACAGTGGCTTAACGTGAAGATTCAGAATCCTGAGTCAATAATACAACTGTTAAAACCTTTTCCTGCTGATAATATGAAAACTTACGTTGTATCAAACGAGGTAAATAATCCACGGAATGACAACGCACAATTAACAAGAGAGGTTAATTGA